Genomic segment of Candidatus Flexicrinis affinis:
CCAGCCGTAGCCGACGTGACAGCTCGTACAGCGTGCCCAGTTGCCCTGAATGCCGATGCAGAAGTTGTTGATCGTGTTGGCCTTGCCGATCGCGACCGGTTCGTCGCGCCATGCCACCTCGACCGGCTCACTCTTCCATGTCCAGTGGACGGTCTGAACCATCTCGTTGGCGGCATCTTCGTGGCACGTGAGACAGGCCGCGGTGACGTCCTGCCCGGTCTCGTACGGGCCGCTCATGAGCGAGCTGTGATCGGTGTGAATGGGATGGTCCGGGATGTACGACCACGGGTCGTCAGAGGGGTTGTTAGCGGAGGAGACCGAAAGAAAGATCGCCCCGCCAATGATGGCCGCTGTTCCCAGCAGGCCGAGGATTGGAACGATACGTTGACTTACCATAGCACTCTCTCTGGTTCGATGAGCCGCCCGGGCAAAGCGAGCTGCTGTTGGGCGGATCACTTAGTAAGGACTCAGGCACTCACAATTCATCTGACAACGGGCTGGACAACCGTTCAAACGAGTCGCGCAGGATCTGACGCATGGTGTCCAAAACGTCGATCATGCGGGGGTCGGCGAGGTCGTAGTAGACTGCGGGACCCTCGCGATCGGCGGTGACCAGTCCACGCTGACGCAGTAGGGCCAGATGCCGCGACACTGTGGACTGAGGCATGTCGAGTGCCTCAGCAATAGCGGAGACGTGCCGGCGCGACTCGGCGAGCGCATACATGATCTGAATGCGCCGGGGATCGCCGAGAGCTTGGCAGATGCGGTCGTGCAGCAGGTTCAGTTCGCTGATGTTGGGGATCGCCACAATGCGGGTACCTATTCGGATACGTGAATACATGGAAAGTATCGGCCCGAAGGGAGAAGACATCCGCTGATAAGCGTAATGACTGTTTCGTGACAAATGTCACAAACGCAGACTGCGCCGCCTGAGCGCGCAGCGTTGTGCCGCTCACAAACCTGCCTGCGCAGTTCGGTAGCGGCCTGCTGGCAACCGTATGCCGAAAGTAGGCCAGAGACTTCGCCGCAAACAAGGCATTTGAGGCGGGTTTGCGGTATACTCATACCCATCTCGAATAGATTGGAGGGCCTTGCGCGGCTACTAAACGGGGTAAGCGCGCGAGGCGGGTTGCTTGTCATGGCTAAACCGTTCTTTCGCCGGCCTACATTCTTGTTTGTGTTGGCAGGCCTGCTCTGTATCGTCGTGGGCATGGGGCTGTTCACCTTCGTATATGCGAAGGGCTACTCCTACCTGTCCGACGACCCGGCTGCGTGCAACAACTGTCACGTCATGCGTGACCAGTACGACGCGTGGCGGCACTCCGTCCACTCGCGTGTCGCAGGCTGCAACGACTGTCACACGCCGCATGACTCTGTCGTCAGCAAGTACCTCGTGAAGGCCATTAACGGCTGGAATCACAGCGTGGCGTTTACGTTCCAAACCTACGGCGAGGTGCTGCACATCCGCGATTTCAACGCGGATGTGGTGCAGGGCAACTGTCTCTATTGTCACGAGAACGTCGTGAGCGCCATTGCGCCGCATCACGACGACGCGCCGGACTGCGTGAGCTGTCACGCAGGAATCGGCCATCGGACGCGGAAATAATCGCAGGGAGAAAGATGCGATGAGGAAAATCATTTACGGTGTACTGCTGCTTGGTTTGATCTTGGTTGGGGTTGGGATCGGCGCGCTGCTGGCGAGTGTGGCGACACGGCAAACCGAAGCCGCCCAGTACCCGCTGCAAGTCGTTGAAATCAGCGAAGACGAGATTGATCCGTCGGTGTGGGGGCTCAACTTCCCCATGCACTACGACCGGTTCTCGATGACGTCGATCAACTACGGGGAGACTCCGTACGGCGGCGCCGAGCCGTACAGCAAGCTTGAGCGCTACCCGGCAATGATCCGGTTGTGGGCCGGCTACGCGTTCAGCAGAGACCACAACGAAGAGCGTGGGCACTTCTATGCGCAAATCGACCAAGAAAACACGGAGCGCGTCAAGATCGTCAGCCAACCCGGCGCGTGCATCAACTGCCATGCCGGCGAGACGCCACAGTTGATCGCGTCGATGGGCTGGGAGCAGTTCAACGCCACACCGTATAACGACTTGGTCGATCAACTGCATACCGGGTCCACCTGCGCCGACTGCCACGATCCCGAAACGATGGCGCTCCGGCTCACCCGGCCCGGACTGATCAATGCGTTGGAACAGCAGGGTAGAGACTGGACCGAGGCCAGCCGTCAGGAAATGCGGTCGCTGGTGTGCGCGCAGTGCCATGTCGAATACTATTTCGCGGGCGACAACAAAGTGTTGACCTTCCCGTGGTCGGAGGGTATGAACATCGATGAAATCGAGGCGTACTATGACGACCTCGGCTTCCGCGATTGGGTACACGCCGAGACAGGCGCGCCGATGATCAAGATTCAGCACCCGGAGACCGAACTGTACAGCACCGGGCTCCATGCCAGCTCAGACGTGGCGTGCGCGGACTGCCACATGCCGTACATCCGCACCGGCGGCATCAAAATCAGCGACCATTGGCTGCGCAGCCCGCTGACCAATGTGAGCGCCGCGTGCCAGACATGCCACAACCTGCCGGAAGAGCAGCTTGAAGCGCGCATCACGACGATTCAGGACCGCACCGCCGAACTGCTGCGCTCCAGCGAAGAGGCGCTGCTTGAAGCCATTGACACGATCGTCGCCGCGAAGGAAGCCGGCGCGACCGACGAAGACTTGGCAGAAGCGTACCAGTTCCACCGCGCGTCGCAGATGCGCTGGGACTTCATCTCGTCGGAAAACAGCACAGGCTTCCACAGCCCGCAAGAGGCGGCTCGCGTTCTTGCGAACTCCATCGACCTTGCGCATCGGGCCAAGTTCAGCGCGGCGACGGTGCTCAACACGCTGAGCGGGCAGAACGTCAACTTCACGCCGTAACGCGACGGTTGTGCGAGTCACCGAAACGCGGGGCAGGCGGTCTGCTTGCCCCGCGTTTTCGTTGAACGGGCGCTGTATACTCGTCCAATCGCCGACCGCAGGTAGGAACGACCCATGACTGCCGATCAGCACGTTCGCGAACAACTGACCAACTTGCTCATGCTCCGCCAAGCGCACATGACGTTCGAGGATGCAATCGACGGCTTTCCGGCGACTGCCCACAACATGCGACCGGCGGGTGTGAATTACAGCTTCTGGCACCTGCTCGAGCACCTGCGAATCTGCCAGTGGGACATTCTCGACTACATCCGTAACCCGGACTACAAGGAATTGAAGTTCCCCGACGATCTGTGGCCGGCGCGCGACGCCGAAGCCCGCGAGGCTGACTGGAACCGCACGGTTGAGCAGTTCCTCTCCGACCGCGACGAACTGGCGCGGATCGTGAACGACCCGGCGACAGACCTGTACGCGCAAATTCCGCACGGATACCCGGGACACACGATACTGCGCGAGATCCTCGTCGTGGCCGATCACAACGCGTATCACATCGGTGAACTGGGCATTCTGCGCCAAGTGGCAGGGTTGTGGTAGGGGGGCGGGATGATGAGTGCCGAGTCTGTGCGCAACCCTGCCAGCCGCGTGGTTATCCGGTCGGTCGCACTGCCTGCCGAGCACGGCGGGTGGGGCTTCTTGATCGAACCGATCGTGCTCGGTCTACTGGTCGCGCCGACGTTTGCCGGCTTCCTGCTCGGTGTTGCCGCCATCGCCGTGTTCCTCGTGCATCAGCCGCTAAAGGTGGCAATCAAGGATCGACGCAAAGGCGTGCGGCCCCCGCGCGCAGTGTGGGCTGAACGGTTCTCTGCCGGTTACGGATTGGTGGCTGTCGGGGCCTTCGCGGCGACGCTGGCCCTGGCTCCATCGGCTGATTTCCTCATACCGCTCGCGCTGGCGATGCCGCTTGCCGTCGTGCAACTTTTGTATGACGCGCGCAATCAGAGCCGCCGTCTTGTGCCGGAACTGAGTGGTGCCTGCGCGTTGGCGACGACTTCGACGGCGATTGCCCTGCTTGGCGGTTGGGGTCTCCTGCCGGCGCTGGTCTTGTGGTTGATCGCATCGCTGCGGGCTGTCGTATCTATCCTGTACGTGCGTGCGCGTCTCAACCTCGAGCACAGGAAACGGCAAACGCCGTGGGTCGCGTGGGCGGCGCACGGCGCAGCGCTGGTCGTCATGGTTGCCTTGGCCGTCGCAAGCAGAGGGCCGTGGCTGGGTGTCGCCGCGTTTGGGATCCTGCTGGCGCGAGCGGCGATCGGGCTGTCTTCGTATCGTACGCCGCGTCCGGCCAAGATCATCGGACTTATGGAGATGGGCTACGGCCTTCTGACCGCAGTTCTGACCGGTGTGGGCTTCCGTTTTGGCGTATGAGCCGCGTAACGGGTCAGCCTAGCCGCCGGTAAACTCGAAGAGCTGGATCAGGTTGCCGCATGTGTCGTTCATTACGGCAAGCGTTGACTGTCCCATGTTCGTCGGCTCCATCGTGAACTCGACGCCGAGACCCCGCAGTCGTTCGTACTCTGTGTTGATGTCGTCCACTTGAAACGCCGTGAAGGGGATACCATCCCGCATCAACGACTCCTTGAGCGCCTTCATGGCCGGATACTCGCCGTTCGGCTCAAGCAGGAGTTCGACGCCGTTCACGTCGCCGCGCGCGGTGAGGGTCAGCCAGCGCACGCCGGGGCCAAGCGGGATGTCATGCTTAACGACGAACCCCAGCTTGTCTTGGTAGAACGCGAGCGCGGCGTCATAGTCGGTGATTGGGATGCTGCAATACGCGATTCTCATGAATCCTGTTCCTCTCTCAGTAGACGAGTCGCCTCCCAGCAGTCAAGCTGCCGGAACGCACTGGGACTGAGACCGTACTGCTTTTTGAACGCCTTACCGAACGCGGCATGACTCGCGTAGCCGGCGGCAAGCGCAACCTCACCGATGTCGATCGCGCCGAAACGCAGCTTGTAGCCCGCTCGGCGCAGACGAAGACGCCGGATATAGCTGGCCGCGCTCTCACCCTTCGTGCCGATAAATACGCGGTGGAAGTGCGGCACAGAGTAACCCGCCATATCTGCAAGCACTCCCCGCGTTAGCGGCTGATCGATGTTGCAGCGTATGTAGCGGTCGATTGCATCAAGCGGTGCTGATGGGTCGCGTACGCTCTCAAGTTCCATGCTTCGTATCGTATCGGTTTGAGCGGGCTGGGCGTTACTCCAAACGTATCATAGTGTGCTTCACGTAACAGAGCGAGAATCAAAACAGCGGCCGGGTGCAGGATTCCCAACCGCTGCTTGTATGGCAGGTGCGCCGCTGTTCTGGCACACCTCCCCCCATACCACTGCTTACTCAGGATTGACGGTCACCGGCGGGCGAGTCATTGCAGAGACGTCGCCACCCACAGCCTCGATGCTGTCATACAGAGCCTGCATGACATAGTCGGGGTTGTGGGCGAAGTCGCCCGGATCCTTCTGCGAGTACTGGTAGTTGTACGCAGCCCGCAGCAGGGTCGGTGTCCACGACGCGTAGCGATCTGGCTCACCCTCGTCGCCGACACCGTTGCCGTTCGTGTCCACGAACCAGTACGGATAGGCATGCGAGTCGTAGTAGATGCTGGTGCCGATAGTGTTGGTCGCGTAGGCTTGCAGGGCAGCAAACAGCGCCTCTTCCATCGTCACGATCTCGTCGTGGATCGGTTCTTCGTTGTCACCGTCGCCGTCGTAGTCGATCAGTTCGACATCGTCCAGCACGCGGATGAGCACGACATCTTCCTGCTCTTCGACCTCTTCATGGCAGTCCTCGCACTCGTTGACCTGAATGAGACCGTCATGCGGGTAGTGGCAGCTCGAGCACGTGTTCGGCGCGTCTTCAGCGTGCAGGTTGCGCCCGTTGTATTCCTTGCCTTCGTACTGGTAGATGCCCTGCGCTTCGTTGCCGAAGAGCGTGGCGCCAGCGGCGAAGTAGTGGATATTGCGGAACCCGAGGCGCTCGCCGACTTCATCGTCGCCGAGGCCGCCGATGGCGCGGTTTACGCTGACCGTCGACTCACGGCCCTGATGGCAGGCGAGACACAGGTTGTTGACGTCTGCCTCGCCGAAGCCGAGTTGTGCGCCATTGGGGAAACTCACGGTGTCGACTTCGTAGATCGTAAAGTCGCTCAGACTTTCGTGACAGGTCGAGCATTCCAAACCTTGCGTCGGCTCAACAGCAATGTTGACGCCGTTGGCGATGAAGGTCGGTAGGCCGCTTGCGGAATGGCAGCGCGCGCAGGTGCCGGGGACTTCGCCTTCGGCATCCCAGTGGCGCCACGCTTCACGCGTCGGGTCGAAGTGCATCGGGGCGTCGCGGACCGCAAACTCGAGGTCCTCAATCGGATCCGCCAGCACGGCGCTCAGAGAAGCGGTGCTGTCGTACATCAACTGAATGACGTACTGCGGGTTGTGCGCGAACGCACCCGGGTCCTTCAGCACGACCTGATAGTTGTACGCCGCGCGTTCGAGGTTGGCGGTGAAGGCATTGTAG
This window contains:
- a CDS encoding ammonia-forming cytochrome c nitrite reductase subunit c552, which translates into the protein MRKIIYGVLLLGLILVGVGIGALLASVATRQTEAAQYPLQVVEISEDEIDPSVWGLNFPMHYDRFSMTSINYGETPYGGAEPYSKLERYPAMIRLWAGYAFSRDHNEERGHFYAQIDQENTERVKIVSQPGACINCHAGETPQLIASMGWEQFNATPYNDLVDQLHTGSTCADCHDPETMALRLTRPGLINALEQQGRDWTEASRQEMRSLVCAQCHVEYYFAGDNKVLTFPWSEGMNIDEIEAYYDDLGFRDWVHAETGAPMIKIQHPETELYSTGLHASSDVACADCHMPYIRTGGIKISDHWLRSPLTNVSAACQTCHNLPEEQLEARITTIQDRTAELLRSSEEALLEAIDTIVAAKEAGATDEDLAEAYQFHRASQMRWDFISSENSTGFHSPQEAARVLANSIDLAHRAKFSAATVLNTLSGQNVNFTP
- a CDS encoding winged helix-turn-helix transcriptional regulator, producing MYSRIRIGTRIVAIPNISELNLLHDRICQALGDPRRIQIMYALAESRRHVSAIAEALDMPQSTVSRHLALLRQRGLVTADREGPAVYYDLADPRMIDVLDTMRQILRDSFERLSSPLSDEL
- a CDS encoding helix-turn-helix transcriptional regulator, which translates into the protein MELESVRDPSAPLDAIDRYIRCNIDQPLTRGVLADMAGYSVPHFHRVFIGTKGESAASYIRRLRLRRAGYKLRFGAIDIGEVALAAGYASHAAFGKAFKKQYGLSPSAFRQLDCWEATRLLREEQDS
- the nrfH gene encoding cytochrome c nitrite reductase small subunit yields the protein MAKPFFRRPTFLFVLAGLLCIVVGMGLFTFVYAKGYSYLSDDPAACNNCHVMRDQYDAWRHSVHSRVAGCNDCHTPHDSVVSKYLVKAINGWNHSVAFTFQTYGEVLHIRDFNADVVQGNCLYCHENVVSAIAPHHDDAPDCVSCHAGIGHRTRK
- a CDS encoding YwiC-like family protein; this translates as MSAESVRNPASRVVIRSVALPAEHGGWGFLIEPIVLGLLVAPTFAGFLLGVAAIAVFLVHQPLKVAIKDRRKGVRPPRAVWAERFSAGYGLVAVGAFAATLALAPSADFLIPLALAMPLAVVQLLYDARNQSRRLVPELSGACALATTSTAIALLGGWGLLPALVLWLIASLRAVVSILYVRARLNLEHRKRQTPWVAWAAHGAALVVMVALAVASRGPWLGVAAFGILLARAAIGLSSYRTPRPAKIIGLMEMGYGLLTAVLTGVGFRFGV
- a CDS encoding VOC family protein translates to MRIAYCSIPITDYDAALAFYQDKLGFVVKHDIPLGPGVRWLTLTARGDVNGVELLLEPNGEYPAMKALKESLMRDGIPFTAFQVDDINTEYERLRGLGVEFTMEPTNMGQSTLAVMNDTCGNLIQLFEFTGG
- a CDS encoding DinB family protein — its product is MTADQHVREQLTNLLMLRQAHMTFEDAIDGFPATAHNMRPAGVNYSFWHLLEHLRICQWDILDYIRNPDYKELKFPDDLWPARDAEAREADWNRTVEQFLSDRDELARIVNDPATDLYAQIPHGYPGHTILREILVVADHNAYHIGELGILRQVAGLW